The following coding sequences lie in one Flagellimonas eckloniae genomic window:
- a CDS encoding aspartate kinase: protein MKTISAVVEHYIKKKPFLQSALAQGIINLTSLSRQIKPEISDALGKDVKDGAIVMALKRLSDDLEFRATHRIVKVLKNIGEITVRSSLTDYTFLASDSILQQQARLLEEVNANQDVFYTSSRGVNEINIVISNLMDGVVEKYFKHERCTQKAENLSSITVKLPAENVSVPGIYYFIFQRLAWEGIVLYEVISTTNEFTILVNEEQVDVAFKTIKDLKML from the coding sequence ATGAAAACAATATCCGCTGTAGTTGAACACTACATCAAAAAAAAACCATTCTTACAGAGCGCCCTTGCGCAAGGTATTATAAACCTTACCTCACTGTCCCGACAAATAAAACCTGAAATTTCAGATGCGCTTGGCAAAGATGTCAAGGATGGGGCCATTGTCATGGCTCTTAAAAGGCTTTCAGATGATTTAGAATTCAGGGCCACCCATAGAATTGTAAAAGTTCTGAAGAATATTGGCGAGATTACCGTTCGTTCTTCCTTAACAGATTATACTTTTTTGGCCTCTGATTCCATTTTACAACAACAGGCAAGACTGTTGGAGGAGGTAAATGCCAATCAAGATGTGTTTTATACTTCTTCCCGAGGGGTGAATGAAATCAATATTGTGATTAGCAATCTTATGGATGGGGTGGTGGAAAAATACTTTAAACATGAACGCTGTACCCAAAAGGCAGAGAACCTATCCTCAATAACGGTTAAGCTACCAGCAGAAAATGTTTCCGTACCAGGGATTTACTATTTTATCTTTCAGCGATTGGCATGGGAGGGGATTGTATTGTACGAGGTAATATCCACAACCAATGAGTTTACCATTTTGGTGAATGAGGAACAGGTTGACGTGGCCTTTAAGACCATAAAGGATTTAAAAATGTTATAA
- a CDS encoding DUF3352 domain-containing protein produces MKKRFLFGLLALFLIYIGYLLYILVLSPKTNLQSIYLIPKDAVFIIESEKPIESWKKISKSNAWSHLNKNGYFAELTENIQKFDTIFNNNHKLFEFFDGRSLFISIHMVTQKDYGIFYVLDLKRIAKLNLLKTYLNTLLNENYTLSKRSYHNYEIIEVYDHKNKETMYLSFVKNQLVASYTHTLVEASIDQYKEPILGRDLNFIEVNQKVGYEDLFRLYLQYDFLDDYYKRFSDKPTDWMTNVSQNFLFSGFSFDLDKNSTITANGYTNISFENENYLEALQKSGTAKRTIPKIAPKRTALYVSYGFNSFSEFYENFELVQESSNSEDFESYKAGIAKVEQFLKIDVKENFVNWIGDEIALLQIKSEISKGKNDLALVLNTTDIDDAKTHLEFLLKQIKKKTPVKFKAVTYKEHEINFLSIKGFFKMLLGKRFQEFDKPYFTLIDDYVVFSNNPNTLKSIIDDFVAKETLSTSEDFIDFDKKFESTSSLFAYSNIPVLYDNMYALADASTKIQLRKNKNFIICFPQIGLQLTPEENLFESRLVVSYQDVEDVKKSAQFQEKQLQNIKKQTSSPNNDPDAVFNLKTIYPTDLNAKSFAKKYSSGAIRFKVELKDGLKHGSYTEYYTNGAEKITGRFRKDEQVGTWRYFDNDGKLVRKKRF; encoded by the coding sequence ATGAAAAAAAGATTTCTTTTTGGCCTGTTGGCCCTATTCCTTATTTATATAGGTTACCTCCTTTATATATTGGTTTTATCACCCAAGACCAATTTGCAATCCATTTATCTAATTCCAAAGGATGCGGTTTTTATCATTGAATCTGAAAAACCCATTGAAAGTTGGAAGAAAATCAGCAAGAGCAATGCGTGGAGCCATTTGAACAAAAATGGCTACTTCGCGGAACTAACAGAGAACATTCAAAAGTTTGATACCATTTTCAACAACAACCATAAGTTGTTCGAGTTTTTTGATGGACGTTCGTTGTTCATTTCCATTCATATGGTCACCCAAAAAGACTATGGTATCTTTTATGTATTGGACTTAAAACGAATTGCAAAACTTAATTTGTTAAAGACCTATTTGAACACACTGCTCAATGAAAATTATACGTTGAGCAAGCGCAGCTACCACAACTATGAAATTATAGAGGTGTACGACCACAAAAATAAAGAGACCATGTACCTCTCGTTTGTCAAAAACCAATTGGTGGCCTCCTATACCCATACTTTGGTTGAAGCTTCTATTGACCAATACAAAGAACCTATTTTGGGTCGTGATTTGAATTTTATTGAGGTCAACCAAAAAGTGGGTTATGAAGATTTGTTTCGGCTGTATCTGCAGTACGATTTTTTAGATGACTACTACAAACGGTTTTCAGATAAGCCCACGGATTGGATGACCAATGTGAGCCAGAATTTTTTGTTCTCTGGTTTTAGTTTTGATCTGGATAAAAACAGCACCATAACAGCCAACGGATATACCAACATCAGTTTTGAAAACGAAAATTATCTGGAAGCCCTTCAAAAATCAGGAACTGCAAAGCGAACAATTCCAAAGATTGCACCTAAGCGAACCGCTTTATATGTGAGTTATGGGTTTAATAGCTTTTCTGAGTTCTATGAAAATTTTGAATTGGTGCAGGAATCCAGTAATTCAGAAGATTTTGAAAGCTATAAGGCCGGAATTGCAAAAGTGGAGCAATTTCTGAAGATTGATGTTAAGGAAAATTTTGTGAACTGGATCGGGGATGAAATTGCATTGCTACAGATTAAATCTGAAATTTCAAAGGGGAAAAACGATTTGGCCTTGGTATTAAATACAACGGACATTGACGATGCCAAAACCCATCTGGAATTTCTTCTGAAACAAATCAAAAAGAAAACCCCGGTAAAGTTCAAGGCGGTTACGTATAAAGAACATGAAATTAATTTTTTGTCCATAAAAGGTTTTTTTAAAATGCTATTGGGCAAACGATTTCAAGAATTTGACAAACCCTATTTCACATTGATTGATGATTATGTAGTCTTCAGTAATAATCCCAATACACTAAAAAGTATCATCGATGATTTTGTCGCCAAGGAAACACTGTCAACTTCGGAGGACTTTATAGATTTTGATAAAAAATTTGAAAGCACCAGTAGTCTGTTTGCCTATAGCAACATTCCTGTTTTGTATGATAATATGTATGCTTTGGCAGATGCGAGTACTAAAATTCAATTGCGGAAGAATAAAAATTTTATCATTTGCTTTCCCCAAATTGGGCTACAACTGACCCCAGAGGAAAATCTGTTTGAAAGTCGATTGGTGGTCAGCTATCAAGATGTGGAAGATGTAAAGAAAAGCGCTCAATTTCAAGAGAAGCAGCTTCAAAATATCAAAAAACAAACTTCAAGCCCCAACAACGACCCAGATGCCGTTTTTAATCTGAAGACTATCTATCCAACAGATTTAAACGCTAAATCTTTCGCCAAAAAATACAGTTCTGGTGCTATACGTTTTAAAGTGGAACTAAAGGACGGTCTTAAGCATGGCAGTTATACCGAATACTATACAAATGGAGCTGAAAAAATCACAGGCCGTTTTCGCAAAGATGAGCAAGTGGGTACTTGGCGCTATTTTGACAATGATGGGAAATTAGTCAGGAAGAAGCGGTTTTAA
- a CDS encoding DUF1800 domain-containing protein, whose protein sequence is MEYFINCNTSTLAPYTDPLDELRAAHLYRRLGFSASVQTINAAVGQTAGTLVDNLVDQALALPPIPAPEWADWTNANYPEDDELARTLRNTQRNEFRIAYGNEILNNELRDRMSFFWSNHFVTELDVYDCNSFLYYYINCLQRNALGNFKTFVSEIGLTSAMLYYLDGVRNRGNNPNENYARELYELFTLGEGNGYTEEDIIETSKSLSGYTERGEEGCTQVTFNPEDFNTDNKTILGQTGNWGYDDTIDILFNERANEIAWFICQKLYTFFVHPDANDDDGNAQTIINGLAATFTANNFEIAPVLRQLFKSQHFFDEDAIGVIIKSPFDLYMGFLKETGFTYDDSTVLRYINDAALLGQELFDPFDVAGWQRDRQWINSNLMIGRWLTLEDYLSQLYTADPEQFRDFGLAVTGNDGLTSNNPDIIARPIIDKMLPKGLLTDSDYEKALVAFRSDVDETYYEGGATPDWTLSTWPVAPAQVYLLLRHLSREPEFQLK, encoded by the coding sequence ATGGAGTACTTCATTAATTGTAATACCTCAACTTTGGCGCCGTACACTGATCCCCTGGATGAGCTACGTGCTGCCCATTTGTACCGGAGACTTGGTTTTAGTGCCTCGGTACAGACTATTAATGCCGCTGTTGGACAAACAGCTGGAACCCTTGTGGACAATTTAGTAGATCAAGCGCTTGCCTTACCTCCAATTCCTGCTCCAGAATGGGCAGATTGGACAAACGCAAATTATCCAGAAGATGACGAATTAGCTCGTACGTTAAGAAATACGCAACGGAATGAATTCAGAATTGCTTACGGTAATGAAATCTTGAACAATGAACTAAGGGATCGAATGAGTTTCTTTTGGAGCAACCATTTTGTTACCGAACTAGACGTTTATGATTGTAATTCCTTTTTATACTACTACATAAATTGTCTGCAACGAAATGCCCTTGGCAACTTCAAGACTTTTGTAAGTGAAATTGGATTGACCAGTGCTATGCTATATTATTTGGATGGTGTACGTAATAGGGGTAATAATCCAAATGAGAACTATGCCCGTGAACTTTATGAACTGTTCACCTTAGGTGAAGGCAATGGGTACACGGAAGAAGATATCATAGAAACCTCTAAATCATTGTCAGGTTATACAGAGCGCGGCGAAGAAGGCTGTACCCAGGTAACTTTTAATCCCGAAGATTTTAACACAGACAACAAGACCATTCTTGGACAGACTGGAAATTGGGGATATGACGATACTATCGATATTCTGTTTAATGAAAGGGCCAACGAAATAGCTTGGTTCATCTGCCAGAAATTGTACACTTTCTTTGTACATCCTGATGCTAATGACGATGATGGAAACGCCCAAACCATAATCAATGGCTTGGCTGCTACTTTCACTGCTAATAATTTTGAGATTGCCCCTGTATTGAGACAACTATTTAAGAGTCAGCACTTTTTTGACGAAGATGCCATAGGAGTGATTATAAAAAGTCCTTTTGACCTTTATATGGGTTTTCTAAAAGAAACAGGCTTCACCTATGATGACTCCACTGTGCTCCGATATATAAATGATGCCGCGCTACTTGGACAGGAGCTTTTTGACCCTTTTGATGTGGCTGGTTGGCAGCGAGATAGACAGTGGATCAATTCCAATCTTATGATAGGGCGCTGGTTGACTTTAGAAGATTACTTGAGCCAATTATATACAGCTGACCCGGAGCAATTTAGAGATTTTGGATTAGCGGTAACAGGAAATGATGGTTTGACCAGCAATAACCCCGACATTATTGCAAGGCCAATAATAGATAAGATGTTGCCAAAAGGTCTGCTTACAGACAGTGATTATGAAAAAGCGCTAGTAGCTTTTCGAAGTGATGTAGATGAAACCTATTATGAAGGTGGAGCTACTCCTGATTGGACATTGTCCACATGGCCTGTTGCACCTGCACAAGTTTATCTTTTATTAAGACATCTTTCTAGAGAACCTGAATTTCAACTTAAATAA
- a CDS encoding YraN family protein, with the protein MGNHNEFGKLGEQMATDFLLEHGYKICVRNYRYLKAELDIIARKERILAIVEVKSRNNRFLEDVSDAINQKKIKLLVMAADQYVVENNLDVEVRFDIITVIKKGGKLSVEHLKDAFYYF; encoded by the coding sequence ATGGGAAATCATAATGAATTTGGAAAGCTTGGAGAGCAAATGGCAACCGATTTTTTACTCGAGCATGGATATAAGATTTGTGTTCGGAATTATCGCTATTTAAAAGCCGAATTAGATATTATTGCAAGAAAGGAGAGAATATTGGCAATAGTTGAGGTAAAGTCCAGAAATAATAGGTTTCTTGAAGATGTTTCAGATGCAATCAACCAAAAAAAGATTAAGCTTTTGGTAATGGCAGCTGATCAATATGTAGTAGAGAATAATCTGGATGTGGAAGTTCGCTTTGATATTATAACCGTGATAAAAAAGGGTGGAAAATTGTCCGTTGAGCACCTAAAAGATGCTTTTTATTATTTTTAA
- the mfd gene encoding transcription-repair coupling factor, protein MTKTSISELFVQSPQLGKLQNAIAQPLDSARGDIKKINLKGLTGSSLSFVISSTFKQNEVPFLVLLNDKEEAAYYLNDLEQLIGENEVLFYPGSYRRPYQIEETDNANVLLRAEVLNRINSRKKPAVIVTYPDALFEKVVTRKELDKNTLKIKLEDTLSLDFLNEVLFEYQFKRVDFVTEPGEFSVRGGIVDVFSFSHDEPYRIEFFGDEVESIRTFDVETQLSTDKVKKITIIPNVENKFLQESRESFLKYISPKTVIFSKNLDLVFDRIDSNFAKAKENFTKLSEEIKHAKPEELFVSSTLLKSQLVGFCFVELDSSVTSSIVEKPIQFNTKPQPAFNKKFDLLIENLNENHSAGFTNYIFCSTEQQAKRFHDIFEEVEETVHYKTIVFPLYQGFVDHDLKLACYTDHQIFERYHKFQLKNGYAKKQAITLKELNKLEIGDYVTHIDHGIGKFGGLQKIDVEGKKQEAIKLMYGERDILYVSIHSLHKISKFNGKDGAPPKIYKLGSAAWKKLKQKTKSRVKKIAFDLIKVYAKRRLEKGFQYAPDSYLQHELEASFIYEDTPDQEKSTQDVKKDMESERPMDRLICGDVGFGKTEVAIRAAFKAVDNGKQVAILVPTTILAFQHSRTFKERLKDMPVTVDYLNRFRTAKEKREIHERLATGKIDIIIGTHQLVNKSVQFKDLGLLIVDEEQKFGVAVKDKLKSIKENVDVLTLTATPIPRTLQFSLMAARDLSVINTPPPNRYPIESRVIRFNEEIIRDAVSYEIQRGGQVFFIHNRIENIKEVAGMIQRLVPDAKVGIGHGQMEGKKLEQLMLAFMNGEFDVLVSTTIVESGLDVTNANTIFIHNANNFGLSDLHQMRGRVGRSNKKAFCFFITPPYEVMTPDARKRIEALEQFTELGSGFNIAMKDLEIRGAGDLLGGEQSGFINEIGFETYQKILAEAIEELKENEFKELYEEVEGKQEKIYVKDTQLDTDFELLFPDDYINNITERLNLYTQLNTVDDEEALIKFEKELIDRFGELPTQAVDLLNSVRIKWIANGIGLERVILKKGKFLGYFIADQQSDFYQSPAFTMVLQYVQANPNTCQLKEKQTRNGLRLLLVFDGIDSVEKALGVLEPLIS, encoded by the coding sequence TTGACCAAAACCTCCATTTCAGAACTTTTTGTACAGTCTCCACAACTTGGGAAACTGCAAAATGCTATTGCCCAACCTCTCGACTCCGCTCGAGGTGACATCAAAAAAATCAATCTAAAAGGCTTAACAGGATCCTCACTTTCCTTTGTCATCTCGTCTACTTTTAAGCAAAATGAAGTTCCTTTTTTGGTTTTGTTGAACGATAAGGAAGAAGCTGCCTACTATCTTAATGACCTGGAGCAATTAATCGGTGAAAATGAAGTGCTTTTTTACCCAGGGAGTTATCGCAGACCCTACCAAATTGAAGAAACAGACAACGCCAATGTATTGCTGCGAGCCGAAGTCTTAAACAGAATAAATTCTCGGAAGAAACCGGCAGTAATCGTTACCTACCCTGATGCACTTTTTGAAAAAGTAGTCACCAGAAAAGAACTGGATAAGAACACCCTAAAAATTAAATTGGAAGATACCCTCTCGCTTGATTTTTTAAATGAGGTGCTGTTTGAATACCAGTTTAAACGGGTGGATTTTGTAACCGAACCGGGGGAGTTTTCCGTTCGGGGAGGTATTGTGGATGTGTTTTCATTCTCGCATGACGAACCCTATCGAATCGAGTTTTTTGGAGATGAAGTGGAAAGCATCAGAACCTTTGATGTGGAAACTCAACTGTCAACGGATAAAGTAAAGAAGATTACCATCATTCCCAATGTGGAAAATAAGTTCTTACAGGAATCACGGGAAAGTTTCTTAAAATATATTTCTCCCAAGACCGTCATCTTTTCAAAAAATCTGGATTTGGTCTTTGACCGAATCGACTCCAATTTTGCCAAGGCCAAGGAAAACTTCACCAAACTCAGTGAAGAAATAAAACACGCCAAACCAGAGGAACTTTTTGTGAGTTCAACTTTGTTGAAATCACAATTAGTAGGTTTTTGTTTTGTGGAGTTGGACTCGTCCGTCACTTCGAGCATAGTCGAGAAGCCTATACAATTCAACACCAAACCACAACCTGCATTCAACAAAAAGTTTGATTTGTTGATTGAAAACCTGAATGAGAATCATTCCGCTGGTTTTACCAATTATATTTTCTGTTCCACGGAACAACAGGCCAAACGTTTTCACGATATTTTTGAAGAGGTTGAGGAAACCGTACACTACAAAACCATTGTTTTTCCATTGTATCAAGGGTTTGTGGACCATGATTTAAAACTGGCTTGTTATACCGATCATCAAATTTTTGAGCGCTATCATAAATTTCAACTAAAGAATGGGTACGCCAAAAAACAGGCCATTACGCTCAAGGAACTCAACAAATTAGAGATAGGTGATTACGTTACGCACATTGATCACGGTATTGGGAAGTTTGGCGGGCTACAAAAAATAGATGTAGAAGGCAAAAAGCAGGAAGCCATTAAATTAATGTACGGCGAACGCGATATTCTTTATGTAAGTATTCACTCCCTTCATAAAATCTCCAAGTTTAATGGGAAGGACGGCGCACCTCCAAAAATCTATAAGCTTGGTTCGGCAGCTTGGAAGAAACTCAAACAAAAGACCAAAAGTAGGGTCAAAAAAATTGCCTTTGATCTTATTAAAGTATATGCAAAACGCCGGTTGGAAAAAGGATTCCAGTATGCCCCGGACAGTTATCTGCAACACGAACTTGAGGCTTCCTTTATTTATGAGGATACTCCTGATCAGGAGAAATCCACTCAAGATGTAAAGAAGGATATGGAAAGTGAACGCCCCATGGATCGTCTGATCTGCGGGGATGTTGGTTTTGGTAAGACCGAAGTAGCCATTCGTGCTGCTTTTAAGGCCGTGGACAATGGTAAGCAAGTCGCAATATTGGTTCCCACTACCATTTTGGCCTTTCAGCATAGCAGAACTTTTAAAGAACGATTGAAAGATATGCCGGTTACGGTAGATTACCTCAACCGATTTCGAACAGCCAAGGAAAAACGAGAAATCCATGAACGATTGGCAACTGGGAAAATCGACATTATTATAGGTACCCATCAATTGGTGAATAAAAGTGTGCAATTCAAGGATTTGGGATTGCTTATTGTTGATGAGGAGCAAAAGTTTGGCGTTGCCGTAAAGGACAAACTCAAATCCATCAAGGAAAATGTAGATGTGCTTACCTTGACCGCTACGCCCATTCCACGGACCTTACAATTTAGTTTGATGGCCGCGCGTGACCTTTCCGTAATCAATACCCCGCCACCAAATCGTTACCCTATTGAAAGTCGGGTTATCCGATTTAATGAAGAAATTATCCGTGATGCGGTTTCTTATGAAATTCAAAGAGGCGGACAGGTCTTTTTTATTCACAATCGCATTGAAAACATTAAGGAAGTTGCAGGTATGATCCAGCGTCTGGTACCGGATGCAAAGGTTGGTATTGGCCATGGGCAAATGGAAGGCAAAAAACTGGAGCAATTAATGCTTGCTTTTATGAATGGTGAATTTGATGTATTGGTTTCGACCACTATTGTCGAGAGTGGTCTTGATGTTACCAATGCCAACACTATTTTTATCCACAATGCCAATAACTTTGGTTTGAGCGATTTACACCAAATGCGTGGTCGCGTAGGGCGAAGCAATAAAAAAGCGTTCTGTTTCTTCATCACCCCACCGTATGAAGTCATGACTCCAGATGCCCGAAAACGCATTGAGGCCCTTGAGCAGTTTACAGAACTTGGAAGTGGTTTTAATATCGCCATGAAAGATTTGGAGATTCGTGGTGCAGGAGATCTATTGGGTGGTGAGCAAAGCGGGTTTATTAATGAAATTGGTTTTGAGACCTATCAAAAAATATTGGCTGAGGCGATTGAAGAACTCAAGGAAAATGAGTTTAAAGAACTCTACGAAGAAGTTGAAGGCAAACAGGAAAAAATATATGTCAAAGACACCCAACTGGATACCGATTTTGAATTACTCTTCCCTGATGATTACATTAACAATATTACGGAACGCTTAAACCTTTACACCCAACTCAACACAGTTGACGATGAGGAGGCACTGATCAAGTTTGAAAAGGAATTGATTGACCGCTTTGGAGAACTTCCTACCCAAGCAGTGGACTTGTTGAACTCTGTTCGTATTAAATGGATTGCCAACGGTATTGGTTTGGAACGTGTGATTCTAAAGAAAGGAAAGTTCTTAGGGTATTTTATTGCGGACCAACAATCCGATTTTTATCAAAGCCCAGCTTTTACTATGGTGTTACAATATGTTCAGGCCAATCCCAATACCTGCCAGCTTAAGGAAAAGCAAACCCGAAATGGATTACGCTTGTTGTTGGTTTTTGATGGGATTGATTCTGTTGAGAAGGCTTTGGGAGTTTTGGAGCCATTGATCTCTTAA
- a CDS encoding DUF1501 domain-containing protein, with product MCDTHHTHDTSPHKGLEHEGHDLEHKTWSRRSFIQALGIAGSGSMLLGSSMVSASAPSPLTSAIAAAETDNILILIRLSGGNDGLSTVIPIQQYDTYANARPNIYIPESKVLKLTDDFGIPTYMGSLEPMWGEGQFKAVHGVGYEGQSLSHFTGSDIFANTDLTTTGFSGLNTGWMGRHFENIYPDYLITPPASPAAIQIGNLSNLVFQGEETNYAFVTNNIDQLEEIAETGVFYDIENAPFGDCMYGDQLKFLRGVANTTYEYAGIIHDAYERGQNQVEYQDNGFARQLALLARLIKGNLGTKVYMISLGGFDTHGNQPLAHERLMSNLSIALNNFYEDIAFTEQDDKVLSMTFSEFGRRIYENGSTGTDHGKAAPTLFFGSGLSGSAFVGEHPDLNSPNNRGNLEYTMDFRNLYGTVLAEWLCVPRADVEAHLLGYQYQAIDLGFNCSGETFDDIAMDNDPPTLPETPPSESEDPTDPEILNTVVHTPYYPTENAPHIHLEMPFAAHVDIQLYNILGQNVGTVFNEMMLEGSTEINIREQMRDTLSTGKYIYRIQVGEEKMSKSVMIM from the coding sequence ATGTGCGATACTCATCATACCCACGATACATCACCCCATAAAGGCCTAGAACATGAAGGTCATGATTTAGAACATAAAACATGGAGCCGTCGTTCCTTTATCCAAGCATTGGGTATTGCTGGATCGGGCTCAATGCTCTTGGGAAGTAGCATGGTCTCAGCATCTGCTCCCTCACCTTTGACTTCTGCAATTGCAGCAGCTGAAACAGATAATATTCTAATATTGATTAGATTGTCTGGAGGTAACGACGGACTAAGTACCGTAATCCCAATTCAGCAATACGATACCTATGCCAACGCAAGACCAAACATTTATATCCCAGAAAGTAAGGTTTTAAAACTTACAGACGATTTTGGAATTCCAACCTATATGGGTTCTTTAGAACCCATGTGGGGAGAAGGCCAGTTTAAAGCTGTGCATGGAGTTGGATATGAAGGTCAAAGTCTATCTCATTTTACGGGTTCGGATATTTTTGCCAATACCGATTTGACTACTACTGGTTTTTCAGGCCTAAATACGGGCTGGATGGGAAGGCATTTTGAGAACATCTATCCTGATTATCTAATTACCCCCCCTGCATCTCCAGCTGCCATTCAAATTGGCAATCTATCCAATCTCGTTTTCCAAGGTGAGGAAACTAATTACGCCTTTGTGACCAACAATATCGACCAATTAGAGGAAATTGCCGAGACTGGGGTCTTTTATGATATTGAAAATGCGCCTTTTGGAGATTGTATGTACGGTGACCAGCTTAAATTTTTAAGAGGAGTGGCCAATACAACCTATGAGTATGCAGGAATCATACATGATGCCTACGAAAGAGGGCAAAACCAAGTGGAATACCAAGACAATGGATTTGCACGACAATTGGCATTATTGGCCCGTTTGATTAAAGGAAACTTGGGCACCAAGGTATATATGATTTCATTGGGTGGATTTGATACCCATGGTAACCAACCTCTGGCTCATGAACGATTGATGTCCAACCTGTCCATTGCACTTAACAATTTCTATGAGGATATTGCCTTTACCGAGCAGGATGATAAGGTGTTAAGTATGACATTCTCAGAATTTGGGCGAAGAATTTACGAAAATGGTTCAACCGGAACCGATCATGGTAAAGCGGCCCCGACCCTTTTCTTTGGTTCTGGTTTAAGTGGGAGCGCATTTGTTGGTGAACACCCAGATTTAAATAGTCCCAACAATAGAGGTAACCTTGAGTATACCATGGACTTCAGAAACCTTTATGGTACTGTGTTGGCGGAATGGCTGTGCGTTCCAAGAGCAGATGTTGAAGCACATTTATTGGGTTATCAATATCAAGCAATAGATTTAGGCTTCAACTGTAGTGGTGAAACGTTTGATGATATTGCTATGGATAATGACCCCCCAACTTTGCCGGAAACACCCCCTAGCGAAAGCGAAGACCCAACAGATCCAGAAATATTGAATACCGTTGTACATACTCCCTATTATCCAACGGAGAATGCACCTCATATTCATCTAGAGATGCCTTTCGCTGCCCATGTTGATATTCAACTCTACAACATTTTAGGTCAGAATGTAGGAACTGTTTTCAATGAGATGATGTTGGAAGGTTCTACTGAGATAAACATCAGGGAACAAATGAGGGATACCTTGTCCACTGGAAAATATATTTATAGAATTCAGGTTGGGGAAGAGAAAATGAGCAAATCTGTAATGATCATGTAA
- a CDS encoding diphthine--ammonia ligase produces MAKKSKTYFNWSSGKDSALALYYLLQQNEFAVDLLLTTINAHYNRVSMHGLPRNVLEAQVKSIGIPLDILEVPENPSMEDYNNLMGTKMEQLKSEGFTHAAFGDIFLEDLKVYREQMLASVGIETIFPIWKRDTSELLKEFFHLGFRAVIVCINNSKLDASFLGQELSPELLDRLPKDVDPCGENGEFHTFCFDGPIFKHPIAFELGEKVFKTYDNPSDKENSIRFGFCDIVLKTASS; encoded by the coding sequence ATGGCTAAAAAATCCAAAACATATTTTAACTGGAGCTCCGGAAAAGATTCCGCTTTGGCGCTGTATTACCTATTGCAACAAAACGAATTTGCGGTAGACCTATTGTTGACCACCATCAATGCCCATTACAATCGGGTATCCATGCATGGTTTGCCTAGAAACGTTTTAGAGGCGCAAGTCAAGTCGATTGGAATTCCCTTGGACATTCTTGAGGTTCCTGAAAATCCATCCATGGAAGACTACAATAATTTAATGGGAACCAAAATGGAACAGCTAAAATCCGAAGGATTTACCCATGCCGCCTTTGGCGATATTTTTCTGGAAGACCTAAAGGTCTATCGGGAACAAATGTTAGCCTCGGTGGGTATCGAAACCATTTTTCCCATTTGGAAAAGAGACACTTCGGAACTACTTAAAGAGTTCTTTCATCTGGGGTTTCGGGCGGTGATTGTTTGCATTAACAATTCAAAACTAGACGCTTCTTTTTTGGGACAGGAACTATCGCCAGAACTACTAGATAGACTCCCAAAAGATGTTGACCCTTGTGGTGAGAACGGTGAATTCCATACCTTCTGTTTTGATGGGCCTATTTTTAAGCATCCCATTGCCTTTGAGTTGGGAGAAAAAGTTTTTAAAACGTATGATAACCCTTCTGACAAAGAAAATTCAATCCGTTTTGGGTTTTGTGATATCGTGCTTAAAACCGCTTCTTCCTGA